In Wolbachia endosymbiont of Aedes albopictus, one DNA window encodes the following:
- a CDS encoding integration host factor subunit alpha → MDHVTTKDTTVTKATIAENINQEIGLSKEDSSSIIDDILNEIKTSLAKDGIVKISSFGTFLVKKKKERPGNIPNTSEKVMIQARSSISFRPSKIIKKLINN, encoded by the coding sequence ATGGATCACGTTACAACAAAAGACACAACAGTAACTAAGGCAACGATAGCTGAAAATATAAACCAAGAAATAGGATTATCAAAGGAAGACTCTTCTTCGATAATAGATGATATATTGAACGAAATAAAGACAAGCTTGGCAAAGGATGGAATAGTAAAGATATCGTCATTTGGAACATTCTTGGTTAAGAAAAAGAAGGAAAGACCAGGAAATATACCAAATACATCAGAGAAAGTGATGATTCAGGCAAGAAGTTCAATTTCTTTTAGGCCTTCAAAAATTATAAAAAAATTAATCAATAATTAA
- a CDS encoding MerR family transcriptional regulator, whose protein sequence is MNKEKLFYTIGEVAEELHLEQHVLRFWEGQFHQIKPTKRKGRRLYDRKCIEAIKKVKHMLYDKGYTIKGVQKEFGNDIRVTKNLLQELTDLRDYLTSKINNEESNEQV, encoded by the coding sequence ATGAATAAGGAAAAATTATTTTATACGATTGGGGAAGTAGCTGAAGAGCTACATTTGGAACAGCATGTTTTAAGATTTTGGGAAGGTCAATTTCATCAAATTAAGCCTACAAAGCGTAAAGGAAGAAGGCTATATGATCGTAAGTGTATAGAGGCCATAAAGAAAGTAAAACACATGCTATATGATAAAGGATATACAATAAAAGGAGTGCAAAAAGAATTTGGTAATGATATAAGAGTCACAAAGAATTTGTTGCAAGAACTTACCGATTTGAGGGATTATTTAACTAGTAAAATAAATAACGAGGAAAGTAACGAACAGGTGTGA
- a CDS encoding murein hydrolase activator EnvC family protein: MWHIASFLMLLAILIGCGLQKPAPVLLKGEEFYGKRELEYTREYHLIREPLIKKENRKAIINRIYRDNNDTQNTGVNCKFVMPVKGTATSSDGTCKDGIKIAAQNGTNVVASAPGKVVYVGKGLRWYGNLIIVEHKDNYMTVYSYLKNIHVEIGDKVKQGQVIGSAGKSSTQDKDPQMCFTIRHNGQAIDPLKHMNCN, encoded by the coding sequence ATGTGGCATATAGCCTCATTTCTTATGTTATTAGCAATATTAATAGGCTGTGGCCTGCAAAAACCTGCACCTGTGCTGCTTAAAGGCGAAGAATTTTACGGAAAAAGAGAGCTGGAATATACAAGAGAGTACCATTTAATTAGGGAGCCTCTAATAAAAAAAGAAAATAGAAAAGCCATCATAAATAGGATATACAGAGATAATAATGATACGCAAAACACGGGGGTAAATTGTAAATTTGTAATGCCAGTTAAAGGTACAGCTACGTCTTCTGATGGAACGTGTAAGGATGGCATAAAAATTGCTGCTCAAAATGGAACGAATGTAGTTGCCTCTGCACCCGGCAAAGTGGTATATGTAGGCAAAGGGCTGAGATGGTATGGAAATTTAATTATAGTAGAACACAAAGATAATTACATGACTGTGTACTCCTATTTAAAAAACATACATGTTGAAATTGGTGATAAAGTAAAACAGGGTCAAGTAATTGGGTCTGCAGGTAAGTCAAGTACGCAGGATAAAGATCCGCAGATGTGCTTTACAATACGGCATAACGGTCAAGCGATTGATCCTTTGAAGCATATGAACTGTAATTGA
- the leuS gene encoding leucine--tRNA ligase codes for MKYDFKNVEKFYQDKWNFSVSKNSEQEKCYVLEMFPYPSGKIHMGHLRNYAIGDVIARYKRANGFEVLHPIGWDAFGLPAENAARENNISPAAWTKENTDSMRAQLRSIGLSYNWERELSTCEPDYYKHEQKFFLDFLKHGLAYRKESWVNWDPVDQTVLANEQVVDGKGWRSGAVVEKRKLSQWFLKITDFAEDLLKCLQDLKNWPEKVKTMQERWIGKSEGVTIEFEIVGLNKKLKIFTTSPHTLFGASFFAVAAEYPIVQDLKDKEIRDFIDNIKAKGENGEKIGVYTGLNVKHPFLDKELPLYIANFVLMEYGEGAIFGCPAHDQRDFEFAQKYDLPIIPVVREEGAQATETLKEVYTGDGVMFNSEFLNGLTVSKAKKVAIKKLEEKGIGKKTINYRLHDWGISRQRYWGCPIPIIYCKDCGTVPVPEKDLPVVLPADVEFTSGGNPLDKHPTWKFVDCPKCGKQAERETDTFDTFFESSWYFAAFCSEDKSIDKNACNRFMPVDYYIGGIEHAILHLLYSRFFCRALTKCGYFDIKEPFSTLITQGMVCHATYKDENGKWLFPAEAKELIAQGAKVQVGKVEKMSKSKKNTVDPNFIIEKYGADTARLFVLSDTPPEKDMEWSDDGVEGCFRYVNKLQRMVMQLRPVNIHYDNESITGGLLEYRKKIHKLLHRLTDDLENCRLNCVVAKFREMTNLIAEIDVKTGKSLIDEGICILIRVIEPFIPHLAESLWQEIGGQPWPKADESLLVDDTVTIAVQINGKLRTTIEVAINLPQEELKKIAIDSVSSKIGQSKVRTVYAVPNKIVNIVI; via the coding sequence ATGAAATATGATTTTAAAAACGTTGAAAAATTTTATCAAGATAAGTGGAACTTTTCTGTAAGCAAGAATAGTGAACAAGAGAAATGTTACGTATTGGAGATGTTTCCATATCCATCCGGTAAAATTCATATGGGGCACTTACGTAACTATGCAATAGGGGATGTGATAGCGCGTTACAAGAGAGCTAATGGATTTGAGGTTTTGCATCCAATTGGCTGGGATGCGTTTGGATTACCAGCTGAAAATGCAGCAAGGGAGAATAATATTAGCCCTGCGGCATGGACGAAAGAGAATACAGATAGTATGCGTGCGCAGCTTAGATCTATAGGTCTTTCTTATAACTGGGAGCGTGAACTCTCCACATGTGAACCTGATTACTACAAACACGAACAAAAATTTTTCCTGGATTTTTTAAAGCATGGGCTTGCCTATCGAAAAGAGTCGTGGGTTAACTGGGATCCGGTAGACCAAACAGTGCTTGCAAATGAACAAGTAGTCGATGGAAAAGGGTGGCGGTCAGGCGCAGTTGTTGAAAAACGTAAGTTATCCCAATGGTTTTTAAAGATTACTGATTTCGCTGAAGATTTACTCAAGTGCTTGCAAGATCTAAAAAATTGGCCAGAAAAAGTCAAAACAATGCAAGAGCGCTGGATAGGAAAATCTGAAGGGGTCACCATAGAGTTTGAAATAGTTGGTCTAAATAAGAAATTAAAGATTTTTACAACTTCTCCTCATACTTTATTTGGAGCTTCTTTTTTTGCGGTAGCAGCAGAGTACCCTATTGTGCAGGATCTTAAGGACAAAGAAATACGAGACTTTATTGATAACATAAAGGCAAAGGGAGAGAATGGCGAAAAAATAGGAGTTTACACCGGATTAAACGTCAAGCATCCATTTCTTGATAAGGAATTGCCGCTTTACATAGCGAATTTTGTGTTGATGGAATATGGGGAAGGTGCGATTTTTGGTTGCCCTGCACATGATCAGCGTGATTTTGAATTTGCACAGAAATATGATTTGCCGATTATTCCTGTAGTTCGTGAAGAGGGTGCACAAGCCACAGAGACCTTAAAAGAAGTATACACCGGCGATGGGGTAATGTTCAATTCTGAATTCTTAAACGGATTAACTGTCAGCAAAGCAAAGAAAGTAGCCATTAAAAAGCTTGAAGAAAAAGGAATAGGCAAGAAAACGATAAACTATCGTTTACATGATTGGGGAATTTCAAGGCAACGTTATTGGGGATGCCCTATACCTATAATATATTGTAAAGATTGCGGAACTGTTCCAGTGCCAGAAAAAGACCTTCCTGTGGTTCTACCTGCAGATGTAGAATTTACAAGTGGTGGCAATCCGCTGGATAAGCACCCAACTTGGAAGTTCGTTGATTGTCCAAAATGTGGCAAGCAAGCAGAGCGTGAAACTGATACATTCGATACCTTTTTTGAGTCTTCCTGGTATTTTGCTGCATTCTGTAGTGAAGATAAATCAATAGACAAAAATGCATGTAATCGTTTTATGCCTGTTGATTATTATATAGGTGGGATAGAACATGCAATTCTGCATTTGCTTTACTCACGATTTTTCTGCCGTGCTTTAACCAAATGTGGCTATTTTGATATTAAAGAGCCTTTCTCTACTTTAATCACTCAAGGAATGGTCTGCCATGCAACTTATAAAGACGAAAATGGTAAGTGGCTATTTCCCGCAGAAGCAAAAGAGTTGATTGCACAAGGAGCTAAGGTTCAAGTGGGCAAAGTTGAAAAAATGAGCAAGTCGAAAAAGAACACAGTTGATCCAAATTTTATCATAGAAAAATATGGTGCTGATACTGCTCGCTTGTTTGTGTTGTCCGACACTCCTCCAGAAAAAGATATGGAATGGTCCGATGATGGCGTGGAAGGTTGTTTTCGTTATGTAAATAAATTGCAGCGTATGGTCATGCAGCTGAGACCTGTAAATATACACTATGATAATGAAAGTATTACGGGTGGACTTCTAGAATACAGAAAAAAAATTCATAAACTCTTACACAGACTTACAGATGATTTGGAAAACTGCAGATTAAACTGTGTAGTGGCAAAATTTCGTGAGATGACGAATTTAATAGCTGAAATAGATGTAAAAACTGGAAAATCTCTTATTGATGAAGGTATATGTATATTAATCAGAGTAATCGAACCATTCATACCACATCTAGCTGAAAGCCTATGGCAAGAAATAGGAGGTCAACCTTGGCCAAAAGCTGATGAATCATTATTAGTTGACGATACGGTAACTATAGCAGTGCAAATCAATGGAAAATTACGTACAACAATAGAGGTAGCAATTAACTTACCTCAAGAAGAATTGAAGAAAATAGCGATAGACTCTGTGTCCAGTAAGATCGGTCAAAGCAAAGTTCGCACTGTATATGCTGTACCAAATAAGATAGTAAATATAGTTATATAA
- a CDS encoding transposase: MKYILYREYARAPRGEKIYADVPGKKWERVSIIGGWIEKKFIAPMTFTGGFNKDVFNVWLERTTIAYLNISEYRLFQTPIRGHHIL; encoded by the coding sequence ATGAAATATATTCTATACCGAGAATATGCACGAGCTCCAAGAGGAGAAAAAATATATGCTGATGTTCCAGGAAAAAAGTGGGAAAGAGTGAGTATAATAGGTGGATGGATTGAAAAGAAGTTTATTGCACCAATGACCTTCACAGGAGGGTTTAATAAAGATGTATTTAATGTATGGTTAGAGCGAACCACAATTGCATATCTCAATATATCAGAGTACCGGTTGTTCCAAACTCCTATACGAGGTCATCACATTTTGTGA
- the recF gene encoding DNA replication/repair protein RecF (All proteins in this family for which functions are known are DNA-binding proteins that assist the filamentation of RecA onto DNA for the initiation of recombination or recombinational repair.), with translation MATHCYIKKLKLHNFRSHSNFELDSDDSSVVITGENGIGKTNILEAISLLAKSNGMKKAKASEIQNRFSNEDWVVHYNFFNGTDFNSIGIAKSFDKKLIQIDGKTQSSYSSLYKISNVIWLIPQMDYVLLNSPSDRLRFLDRIVSLFEENYTCCYMRYRKAKHERSKLLRENILNKNWFSSLENIMAVNAVSILHMRSSVLKILQDTIDNHSSKLFPKASLKFSSQLTLDDTAEYFQNRLKENREKDSLTGRVTLGVHNDNFRVFCQKRNVPINLCSTGEQKLLLLSIILSSVKARCIYYNKAPLLLLDDIMSHLDKHYRKALIEEVLSIQCQTWITDVNQDNFNSYLYSFKFFELLSK, from the coding sequence ATGGCTACCCATTGCTACATAAAAAAGCTGAAATTACATAATTTTCGTAGCCACTCAAACTTTGAACTGGATTCAGATGATAGCTCAGTTGTAATAACTGGCGAAAATGGTATTGGTAAAACTAATATACTTGAAGCAATCTCGTTGCTTGCTAAAAGCAATGGAATGAAAAAAGCAAAAGCTAGTGAGATACAAAATAGATTTAGTAATGAAGATTGGGTAGTGCACTATAATTTTTTTAATGGAACGGATTTTAATTCAATTGGTATCGCAAAGAGTTTTGATAAGAAACTAATACAAATTGATGGAAAAACGCAATCAAGTTATTCATCTCTGTATAAGATATCCAATGTAATATGGCTGATTCCACAAATGGACTATGTTCTTCTTAATTCTCCAAGTGACAGATTAAGATTTTTAGACCGTATAGTTTCACTGTTTGAAGAAAATTACACTTGCTGCTACATGAGGTATAGAAAAGCTAAGCATGAGCGAAGTAAACTATTGAGGGAGAACATTTTGAACAAAAACTGGTTCTCTAGTCTTGAAAACATAATGGCCGTTAATGCAGTTAGTATTTTACATATGCGATCGTCTGTTTTAAAAATATTACAAGATACAATTGATAACCATTCCAGTAAGCTTTTTCCGAAGGCAAGTTTGAAATTCAGCAGCCAGCTAACTTTGGACGATACTGCAGAATATTTTCAGAATCGTCTAAAGGAAAACAGAGAAAAAGATTCATTGACTGGTAGAGTAACCCTTGGTGTGCATAACGATAATTTTCGGGTTTTTTGTCAAAAAAGAAACGTACCAATAAATCTGTGTTCCACTGGAGAACAAAAGTTATTACTGCTTTCTATTATTTTATCCAGTGTAAAAGCAAGGTGTATTTATTACAATAAGGCACCACTTCTTCTACTTGATGATATAATGTCTCATCTGGATAAGCATTACAGAAAGGCGTTAATAGAGGAAGTGTTAAGTATTCAATGTCAAACTTGGATAACTGATGTAAATCAAGATAATTTCAATAGCTATCTTTATTCTTTCAAGTTTTTTGAATTGTTAAGTAAATAA
- the bcp gene encoding thioredoxin-dependent thiol peroxidase: MELAVGNNAPDFSLPTDSGENLSLSEFFDKKNVVLYFYPKDDTPGCRMEAKGFRDKIDDFSSFDTVIIGVSKDSVKRHANFKAKYSLPFSLVSDENAEMLEKYGVWVEKSMFGKKYMGIERTTFLIDKKGKVVKIWKNVKVSGHVDEVLEEVRRM, encoded by the coding sequence ATGGAATTAGCAGTAGGAAATAATGCACCTGATTTTAGCTTACCAACAGATTCTGGTGAAAATTTATCATTAAGTGAATTTTTTGATAAAAAAAATGTAGTTCTTTATTTTTATCCTAAAGACGATACTCCTGGTTGTAGGATGGAGGCAAAAGGCTTTAGAGATAAAATAGATGATTTTTCTTCCTTTGACACAGTGATAATTGGTGTATCAAAAGATAGTGTTAAGCGCCATGCTAACTTCAAAGCAAAATATTCTCTGCCATTTTCTTTAGTTTCTGATGAGAATGCTGAAATGTTGGAAAAATATGGTGTTTGGGTAGAGAAAAGTATGTTTGGCAAAAAGTATATGGGAATAGAGCGCACTACTTTTTTAATAGATAAAAAAGGTAAAGTAGTGAAGATCTGGAAAAATGTAAAAGTTAGTGGGCATGTTGATGAGGTTCTGGAAGAAGTAAGGAGAATGTAA